In the genome of Bacillus sp. S3, one region contains:
- a CDS encoding glutamate-1-semialdehyde 2,1-aminomutase, with translation MQFTNSERIHNEALEHIVGGVNSPSRSYKAVGGGAPVVMERGQGAYFWDVDGNQYIDYLAAYGPIITGHAHPHITEAIKRAAETGVLYGTPTPYEVKFAKMIKEAIPSLDKVRFVNSGTEAVMTTIRVARAYTGRDKIIKFAGCYHGHSDLVLVAAGSGPSTLGTPDSAGVPKSIAQEVITVPFNDIEPFKEALEKWGSEVAAVLVEPIVGNFGIVEPKSGFLEQVNELTHAAGALVIYDEVITAFRFMYGGAQDLLGIQPDLTALGKIIGGGLPIGAYGGRKEIMETVAPLGPAYQAGTMAGNPASMLSGIACLEVLKQDGIYDYLDRLGAMLEEGILEAAKEYDIQITINRLKGAFTIYFTNETIENYEQAENTDGEMFAKFFKLMLKQGINLAPSKYEAWFLTIAHTEEDVEATLHAVRNAFSSLKSE, from the coding sequence ATGCAATTTACGAATTCTGAACGTATACATAACGAAGCATTAGAGCATATTGTCGGAGGCGTTAACAGTCCATCAAGATCTTACAAAGCCGTTGGCGGCGGTGCCCCGGTTGTAATGGAGCGAGGACAAGGGGCTTATTTTTGGGATGTCGACGGCAATCAGTACATTGATTATCTTGCCGCATACGGCCCTATTATCACTGGTCATGCTCACCCCCATATCACTGAGGCGATTAAGCGTGCCGCTGAAACTGGTGTCCTTTATGGAACCCCCACACCATACGAGGTAAAATTCGCTAAAATGATAAAAGAAGCGATACCGTCCCTGGATAAGGTCCGCTTTGTCAATTCCGGAACGGAAGCGGTCATGACCACAATCCGTGTTGCCCGCGCCTATACTGGCCGTGATAAAATCATCAAGTTTGCAGGCTGTTACCATGGTCACTCTGATCTTGTCCTTGTTGCTGCGGGTTCTGGCCCCTCAACACTTGGCACACCGGATTCAGCTGGTGTCCCAAAAAGTATCGCCCAAGAAGTAATTACGGTTCCGTTCAATGATATCGAACCATTTAAAGAGGCATTAGAAAAATGGGGTTCAGAAGTTGCTGCGGTCCTTGTGGAACCAATCGTTGGCAATTTTGGAATCGTTGAGCCGAAATCAGGTTTTCTCGAGCAGGTCAACGAGCTTACCCATGCAGCCGGCGCGTTGGTCATTTATGATGAAGTGATAACAGCATTCCGCTTTATGTATGGCGGTGCCCAAGATTTATTAGGGATTCAGCCGGACTTAACTGCGCTTGGGAAAATAATCGGCGGCGGTCTGCCAATTGGTGCTTACGGCGGCCGGAAAGAAATCATGGAAACAGTTGCCCCGCTAGGACCTGCCTATCAAGCGGGAACAATGGCCGGAAACCCTGCCTCTATGCTATCCGGTATCGCCTGTCTGGAAGTGTTAAAACAAGATGGAATTTATGATTATTTAGATCGATTAGGCGCGATGCTCGAGGAGGGAATCTTGGAAGCTGCCAAGGAATACGATATTCAGATTACCATCAACCGTTTGAAAGGTGCTTTTACCATTTATTTCACAAATGAAACGATTGAAAACTATGAGCAAGCTGAAAATACTGATGGGGAAATGTTTGCAAAGTTTTTTAAGCTAATGCTCAAGCAAGGAATTAATCTAGCTCCTTCGAAATACGAAGCATGGTTCCTAACGATTGCACATACTGAAGAAGATGTTGAAGCAACATTACACGCGGTAAGAAATGCATTTTCCTCACTAAAATCCGAATAA
- a CDS encoding ATP-binding cassette domain-containing protein has protein sequence MENVIEVKKLRKEFKAYSSRTGLKGAFRDLLTRNYKVVPAVNDINFSVKKGEMVGYIGENGAGKSTTIKMLTGILTPTSGEIIVNGMNPHKERERFVQTIGVVFGQRSQLWWDIAVQESFRLLKKVYKVSDEQYDDHMNHVINTLDIEPLLDKPVRKLSLGQRMRCELAAAFIHNPPLLFLDEPTIGLDVLVKLKIREFLKEINEKYNTTILLTTHDLSDIEALCERVVMLDEGKVIYDGALKELKEKWGDRKELQFQFLENINLTAVKKLTHGLPVEWDLDDKNQVFTAALEDNDELISQVIGKVVAAFKVKDVKINETSTEEIIRNIYEKGAVEVG, from the coding sequence ATGGAAAATGTAATAGAAGTGAAAAAGCTTCGAAAGGAATTTAAAGCCTATTCCAGCCGGACGGGCTTAAAGGGCGCATTTAGAGACCTGTTAACACGGAATTATAAAGTAGTTCCGGCAGTAAACGATATCAATTTTTCAGTTAAAAAGGGGGAAATGGTTGGTTATATTGGTGAAAATGGTGCCGGAAAGTCAACGACGATAAAAATGCTGACGGGAATCTTAACACCTACATCAGGGGAAATCATTGTAAATGGAATGAATCCTCATAAGGAACGGGAAAGATTCGTGCAGACAATAGGAGTTGTATTTGGCCAGCGGTCACAATTATGGTGGGATATTGCTGTTCAGGAGTCATTCCGTTTGTTGAAAAAGGTGTATAAAGTTTCCGACGAACAATACGATGACCATATGAATCATGTCATCAATACATTAGACATTGAGCCACTGTTAGATAAACCTGTCCGCAAATTATCCCTTGGCCAGAGAATGCGCTGTGAACTTGCTGCGGCCTTTATTCATAACCCCCCATTGCTTTTTTTAGATGAGCCAACCATTGGACTGGATGTACTGGTAAAGTTGAAAATCCGTGAATTCTTAAAGGAGATCAACGAGAAGTATAACACTACGATCCTGCTGACCACCCACGATCTGTCTGATATTGAGGCATTGTGTGAACGTGTTGTCATGCTGGATGAAGGAAAAGTGATCTATGACGGGGCATTAAAGGAATTAAAGGAAAAGTGGGGAGATCGTAAAGAACTTCAATTTCAATTCCTTGAAAATATTAATCTCACTGCGGTCAAGAAACTTACCCATGGTTTACCTGTTGAGTGGGATCTGGATGATAAGAACCAAGTTTTTACTGCGGCCTTGGAAGACAATGATGAACTGATTTCACAAGTGATTGGGAAAGTTGTCGCAGCATTCAAGGTGAAGGATGTCAAAATCAATGAAACTTCAACAGAAGAAATCATTCGTAATATTTATGAAAAGGGTGCTGTTGAAGTTGGATAA
- a CDS encoding ABC transporter permease has protein sequence MDKYIEMIRIRFLMMLAYRTNYYTGILIYSINIGAYYFLWTAIYGGKEQIEGLSVVQMTSYVAVAWMARAFYFNNLDREMAQEIMEGKVAIELIRPYNYLGMKTMQALGEGIFRLFFFSAPGLIIVYFIFPIQFTWEPSVWGLFAISTLLSFFINTQLNLLTGITTFFLFNNAGLIRAKRVVIDLFSGLLLPISFFPGWAQDIMKFLPFQGISYTPSMIFTKGFSFPQAIAAIGQQFIWVVILLLPIYLLWRLAKKQLIIQGG, from the coding sequence TTGGATAAATATATTGAAATGATTAGAATTCGATTCCTTATGATGCTTGCGTACCGGACTAACTATTATACAGGGATTCTCATTTATAGTATTAATATTGGCGCTTATTATTTTTTATGGACTGCCATTTACGGGGGGAAAGAGCAAATCGAAGGGCTTTCCGTGGTTCAAATGACCTCCTATGTGGCAGTCGCGTGGATGGCTCGAGCATTTTACTTTAACAACCTTGACCGTGAAATGGCACAGGAGATCATGGAAGGAAAAGTAGCCATCGAATTAATAAGACCTTACAATTATCTTGGAATGAAAACGATGCAGGCGTTAGGTGAAGGGATCTTTAGGTTATTCTTTTTTTCAGCGCCTGGGCTCATCATTGTTTATTTCATCTTTCCCATTCAATTCACATGGGAACCAAGCGTTTGGGGATTGTTTGCCATTTCGACTCTGTTAAGTTTTTTTATCAATACTCAGCTTAATTTGTTAACGGGAATTACAACTTTCTTCTTATTTAACAACGCTGGACTCATCCGGGCGAAACGAGTCGTGATTGATTTATTTTCCGGTCTTCTTCTTCCGATTAGTTTCTTTCCAGGATGGGCACAAGATATCATGAAATTTCTGCCTTTTCAAGGGATCAGCTACACCCCCAGCATGATTTTTACCAAAGGCTTTTCATTTCCTCAGGCAATAGCGGCGATTGGTCAGCAATTTATTTGGGTAGTCATTCTCCTTTTGCCAATTTATCTGCTTTGGCGTTTAGCAAAAAAACAGCTGATTATTCAAGGGGGGTAA
- a CDS encoding ABC transporter permease, whose protein sequence is MFYVSMFFQYMSQYLKTRLQYRADLFVEFFSDLLSQAINLVFILVVFGHTNLLHGWSRDEIIFIYGFFLVPYAVFSAFFNIWDFNERYIVKGELDRILTRPIHSLFQIILERLELESLLGSITGLAIMFYAGYRLGLQVDWYDPFLFIIFVVGGAMVYGGIFIMLACVSFWADARTSLMPMMYNISNYGRYPVNIYNKLIRFVLTWILPFAFVGVYPASFFLEKEEWFWYAFLTPVIGVIFFTFSIYLWNQGVKKYRGAGN, encoded by the coding sequence ATGTTTTACGTTTCGATGTTTTTTCAATATATGTCGCAATATTTAAAGACAAGACTGCAATATCGTGCTGATTTATTTGTTGAGTTTTTCTCTGATTTGCTGTCCCAGGCCATTAACCTTGTCTTTATTCTTGTTGTTTTTGGTCATACCAATTTGCTTCATGGATGGAGCAGGGATGAAATTATTTTTATTTATGGTTTTTTTCTTGTACCGTATGCCGTGTTTTCTGCATTTTTTAATATTTGGGATTTTAATGAACGGTATATTGTAAAGGGGGAATTGGACCGGATTTTAACTAGGCCGATTCATAGTCTTTTTCAAATCATACTTGAAAGACTTGAATTAGAGTCTTTATTAGGATCAATTACGGGACTTGCAATTATGTTTTATGCCGGGTACAGGCTTGGCCTTCAGGTTGATTGGTATGATCCTTTCTTGTTTATTATTTTCGTTGTGGGCGGAGCAATGGTTTATGGCGGGATTTTCATCATGCTAGCCTGTGTCAGCTTTTGGGCGGATGCCCGGACCTCCCTCATGCCAATGATGTACAATATCAGCAATTATGGACGGTATCCTGTCAATATTTATAATAAATTAATCCGCTTTGTCTTAACCTGGATTCTGCCGTTTGCCTTTGTTGGTGTGTATCCCGCTTCCTTTTTTCTAGAAAAAGAAGAGTGGTTTTGGTATGCGTTTTTAACGCCAGTCATTGGAGTCATTTTTTTTACGTTTTCTATTTATCTCTGGAATCAAGGTGTGAAGAAATATCGCGGAGCAGGTAATTAA
- a CDS encoding two pore domain potassium channel family protein produces the protein MFYFLLPIVIFCIFMSIRTLFVPNTIKGKLVSVDNFFYLGTCYLTVIIGFGLIYLLFSLVGTPVVIEANDGHGKNLFETSFYFSAMMLFSVGNGDVIPLGIGRFIAVTEALIGYTLPAAFVARVMINREK, from the coding sequence TTGTTCTATTTCTTGCTGCCTATCGTTATTTTTTGCATTTTTATGAGTATCCGAACATTATTTGTTCCAAACACGATAAAGGGTAAATTAGTTTCAGTGGACAATTTTTTTTATTTAGGAACTTGTTATTTAACGGTCATTATCGGATTTGGTCTTATTTATCTTTTGTTTTCTTTAGTTGGTACCCCCGTGGTCATAGAAGCAAATGATGGACATGGGAAAAACCTCTTTGAAACGAGCTTTTATTTTAGTGCGATGATGCTGTTTTCTGTGGGGAATGGGGATGTCATTCCGCTTGGAATAGGCCGGTTTATTGCCGTGACTGAAGCGTTAATTGGTTATACATTACCTGCTGCCTTTGTTGCTAGAGTCATGATCAATCGGGAAAAATAA
- the bcp gene encoding thioredoxin-dependent thiol peroxidase has translation MTVETGKKAPDFTLAAHTGETITLSNLKGKHVVLYFYPKDMTPGCTTEACDFRDQIHQFTDVDAVVLGVSPDPVERHLKFVEKYGLPFLLLADTDHQVAESYGVWKLKKNFGKEYMGIERSTFIIDKEGTVVKEWRKVQVKGHVEDALTYIRENL, from the coding sequence ATGACAGTTGAAACTGGGAAGAAGGCTCCTGATTTTACATTAGCTGCCCATACTGGTGAGACAATAACATTATCAAACCTTAAGGGAAAACATGTAGTTCTATATTTTTATCCAAAAGACATGACACCTGGATGTACAACAGAGGCATGTGATTTCCGTGACCAGATTCATCAATTTACGGATGTGGATGCAGTAGTCTTAGGGGTGAGTCCAGACCCGGTAGAACGTCATCTGAAATTCGTTGAGAAGTACGGCTTGCCTTTTTTACTATTGGCAGATACAGACCATCAAGTGGCGGAAAGTTATGGTGTTTGGAAGTTAAAGAAGAACTTTGGCAAAGAATACATGGGAATTGAAAGATCCACTTTTATTATTGATAAGGAAGGAACGGTCGTGAAAGAATGGAGAAAGGTTCAAGTGAAGGGGCATGTAGAGGATGCGTTAACATACATCCGTGAAAATCTCTAA
- the perR gene encoding peroxide-responsive transcriptional repressor PerR, whose protein sequence is MTMNQLKEALETLKDTGVRITPQRHAILEYLINSMSHPTADEIYKALEGKFPNMSVATVYNNLRVFREVGLVKELTYGDASARFDFVTSHHYHVICENCGKIVDFHYPGLDEVEHLASHVTGFKVENHRMEIYGSCPECASKEVH, encoded by the coding sequence ATGACGATGAATCAGTTAAAAGAAGCGTTGGAAACCTTGAAGGACACTGGGGTGCGAATTACTCCGCAACGTCATGCGATACTTGAATATTTAATAAACTCGATGTCACATCCTACTGCAGATGAAATCTATAAAGCCCTTGAAGGGAAATTCCCTAATATGAGTGTGGCGACAGTTTACAATAATTTACGAGTATTTCGTGAAGTTGGGCTTGTAAAGGAATTAACCTATGGTGATGCTTCAGCGCGTTTTGATTTTGTAACCTCACACCATTACCATGTTATTTGTGAAAATTGTGGAAAGATTGTGGACTTTCATTATCCAGGCTTAGACGAAGTAGAGCATCTTGCTTCCCACGTAACTGGCTTTAAAGTGGAAAATCACCGCATGGAAATTTATGGTTCCTGTCCAGAGTGTGCAAGTAAAGAAGTCCATTAA
- a CDS encoding YgzB family protein, with translation MAKYSSKINKIRTFALSLIFIGFIVMYAGIYFRTSPIIMTIFMLLGLIFIIASTAVYFWIGMLSTKTIQVKCPNCGKPTKMLGRVDMCMHCREPLTLDPTLEGQQFDESYNSKKAGK, from the coding sequence ATGGCAAAATATTCGAGTAAAATAAATAAAATCCGTACTTTTGCATTATCATTAATTTTCATCGGCTTTATTGTTATGTATGCCGGTATCTATTTTCGTACTTCACCAATTATTATGACCATCTTCATGCTTTTGGGTCTTATTTTTATTATCGCAAGTACAGCCGTTTATTTTTGGATTGGGATGTTATCGACAAAAACCATCCAAGTCAAGTGCCCGAACTGTGGAAAACCCACAAAAATGCTCGGCCGAGTGGATATGTGTATGCATTGTCGTGAACCGTTGACCCTTGATCCTACACTTGAAGGACAACAATTTGATGAATCGTACAATAGTAAAAAAGCAGGAAAATAA
- a CDS encoding nucleotidyltransferase-like protein: MEDILRPIYQERASQSNTLGVLLVEKKQKSSHITDSFDVILLIIVKQADQPLFVKHYTYNNKKAAMHVIEEAQLEEWLLLGTNRKIFEWIHEARILFDRNEYVANLITELREFPFNGRKIKMGLEFAKLIRRYVDGKALFESKQYLDAYNHVVHSLHHLARLAVIENGLHPELTVWHQVKQIEPEIFKLYEELVNSEETLEKRLELLFLASEFMIYSRTKICTSHLLEVLSRKEHWVFNEIMNESELIPYSVDLAVLLEYLIEKHLVDVVNIETKGHGVFHRCYQVNKKLL; encoded by the coding sequence ATGGAAGACATCCTTCGGCCTATTTACCAAGAAAGGGCGAGTCAATCAAATACCCTTGGAGTCTTGTTGGTTGAAAAAAAACAAAAATCAAGTCATATTACCGATTCATTTGATGTCATATTATTAATCATTGTTAAACAGGCTGACCAGCCGTTATTTGTTAAGCATTATACGTATAACAACAAGAAGGCAGCTATGCATGTGATTGAAGAGGCGCAACTGGAGGAATGGCTGCTGCTAGGCACAAATCGAAAAATTTTTGAATGGATTCATGAGGCTAGAATTCTTTTTGATCGGAACGAATATGTCGCCAATTTAATAACGGAACTAAGGGAATTTCCTTTTAACGGTCGAAAAATTAAAATGGGCCTGGAATTTGCAAAGTTAATTCGACGATATGTAGATGGCAAAGCGTTATTTGAAAGCAAACAATATTTAGATGCTTATAATCATGTTGTTCATTCCTTACACCATCTTGCCAGATTAGCGGTAATAGAAAACGGGCTTCACCCGGAACTTACGGTGTGGCACCAAGTAAAACAAATAGAACCGGAAATCTTTAAATTATATGAAGAACTTGTAAACAGTGAAGAAACACTTGAGAAAAGACTTGAACTTTTGTTCCTTGCAAGTGAATTTATGATTTATTCCAGAACAAAAATTTGCACTTCTCATTTATTAGAGGTTTTAAGCCGGAAGGAACATTGGGTTTTTAATGAAATCATGAATGAGTCTGAATTAATTCCATACTCAGTTGATTTAGCAGTACTGCTCGAATATTTGATTGAAAAACATTTAGTAGATGTAGTCAATATAGAAACTAAGGGTCACGGTGTTTTTCATCGTTGTTATCAGGTAAATAAAAAATTATTGTAA
- a CDS encoding B3/4 domain-containing protein produces MEIQLSTEIIEQIPGFKLGVIEYRNITVGDSPQMLKGRLQLFQESIYFDLENTNVTDLPGLQEWRNVFKQTGKDPNRYRPSAESLYRRVQSQNYLSSVQSAIDINNFFSLQYQVPIGIYDLDLIQGSVEIRIGKAGEEYIGLNGRKNSLDRLLLAADQEGPFGSPFVDSERTPVKYTTKNALQIIYLRPSTDIENAEKLTLSLMDMFLQIHGGEGTFHILEC; encoded by the coding sequence TTGGAAATTCAACTTTCAACGGAAATAATCGAGCAAATTCCCGGCTTTAAACTTGGGGTAATTGAATACAGAAATATCACAGTAGGAGATTCACCACAAATGCTTAAGGGCAGACTGCAGCTTTTTCAAGAGTCGATTTATTTTGATTTAGAAAACACTAATGTAACAGACCTTCCGGGCTTACAAGAATGGCGCAACGTATTTAAACAGACTGGTAAAGATCCAAATCGCTACCGTCCCTCTGCAGAAAGCTTATATAGACGGGTACAATCGCAAAATTATCTTTCTTCGGTGCAAAGTGCTATTGATATCAATAATTTTTTTTCACTTCAGTATCAAGTGCCGATTGGAATTTATGACCTTGATCTTATCCAAGGGTCAGTTGAAATACGAATTGGTAAAGCCGGCGAGGAGTACATAGGATTAAACGGGAGGAAAAATTCTTTAGATCGTTTACTTTTGGCCGCTGATCAAGAGGGACCTTTTGGCAGCCCGTTTGTCGATTCAGAACGAACACCCGTAAAATATACTACGAAAAATGCTTTACAAATCATTTATTTACGGCCATCAACCGATATCGAAAATGCTGAAAAGCTGACACTTTCATTAATGGACATGTTTTTACAAATTCATGGCGGGGAAGGTACATTTCATATTCTTGAATGCTAG
- the queG gene encoding tRNA epoxyqueuosine(34) reductase QueG — protein MDVNRLKTELIAFSKEIGIDKIGFTTADPFDELKNRLIRQQALGYQSGFEEPDIEKRVTPSLLLEEPRSIISIALAYPSKMKERKEGRKGERRGIFSRASWGLDYHHILRDRLKRLEEFIISNIPDARLRSMVDTGELSDRAVAERAGIGWSGKNCAIITPEFGSYVYIGEMITSIPFEPDTRIEDQCGSCTKCLDACPTGALVQGGQINAQRCISFLTQTKGFIPDEFREKIGNRVYGCDSCQTACPHNKGKNFYFHSEMEPDPEVAKPLLKPILSLSNREFKNKFGYVSGSWRGKKPIQRNAMIALGHFKDETAIPELTEVLVKEVSPVARGTAAWALGKIGSAKALTALLTAKENEADTEVLEEINKALSFFQ, from the coding sequence ATGGATGTAAATAGATTAAAAACTGAACTTATTGCCTTCAGTAAAGAGATTGGCATTGATAAAATCGGGTTCACTACAGCAGATCCATTCGATGAATTAAAAAATCGTTTAATTAGACAGCAGGCTCTTGGCTATCAATCAGGATTTGAGGAGCCGGATATCGAGAAACGAGTTACACCCTCATTGCTGCTTGAAGAGCCTCGCTCAATTATTTCGATTGCCCTCGCTTATCCATCAAAAATGAAGGAACGGAAGGAAGGCAGGAAGGGTGAGCGGAGAGGGATATTCAGCAGAGCCTCTTGGGGGCTAGATTATCATCATATTCTTCGGGACCGGTTGAAAAGGCTGGAAGAATTTATTATCTCTAATATCCCTGATGCCCGGTTAAGATCAATGGTTGATACTGGGGAGCTATCAGACCGGGCAGTTGCTGAAAGAGCCGGAATTGGCTGGAGCGGAAAAAACTGTGCCATTATTACACCGGAATTTGGCTCCTACGTATATATAGGAGAAATGATAACAAGTATTCCGTTTGAACCGGACACACGAATAGAGGACCAATGCGGGTCTTGCACAAAGTGTTTAGATGCCTGTCCTACAGGTGCTTTAGTCCAAGGCGGGCAGATTAACGCTCAGCGCTGTATATCATTTTTAACACAGACAAAAGGATTTATTCCTGATGAGTTTCGGGAAAAGATTGGGAATCGTGTTTACGGCTGTGATTCCTGTCAGACTGCATGTCCGCATAACAAAGGGAAAAACTTTTATTTTCACTCGGAAATGGAGCCCGACCCTGAAGTAGCCAAGCCCCTGTTAAAGCCGATTTTATCGCTAAGCAACCGCGAATTTAAAAATAAGTTCGGCTATGTCTCGGGTTCATGGAGAGGAAAGAAACCCATTCAGCGGAATGCGATGATTGCACTTGGCCATTTTAAAGATGAAACGGCTATTCCTGAATTAACTGAGGTTTTAGTAAAAGAAGTAAGTCCCGTTGCAAGGGGAACGGCTGCATGGGCATTAGGGAAAATTGGCAGCGCCAAGGCATTAACTGCCCTTTTAACAGCCAAAGAAAATGAAGCTGATACTGAGGTTCTTGAAGAAATTAATAAAGCATTAAGTTTTTTCCAATAA
- a CDS encoding amidase domain-containing protein — translation MRELLQDLFEKRVDLFVSENRGSKQFFPKAEKKQAAAAKRSAEIVKVKALGNIVEESVEDEFKMIKYNAHYQYLIKQKGQLYLEEEIEERIAKFYKGALVMDEEIITPMQHQEPAQEVIVPEIEDREERISYEYNRLKAVQYAERWWNTYNPAFQKFENNCTNYISQCLRAGEAPMRGHPNRGNGWWYQRTNWSYSWAVAHSLKNYLGNSKSGLRAREVSSPDQLILGDVICYDFEGDGRFNHNTIVTGRDAYGMPLVNANTYNSRMRYWAYEDSSAYTPNIKYRFYTIIDN, via the coding sequence ATGCGTGAATTACTTCAAGATCTTTTTGAAAAAAGGGTAGATTTATTTGTATCGGAAAATAGGGGCAGTAAGCAGTTTTTTCCGAAGGCAGAAAAGAAACAGGCAGCAGCAGCGAAAAGGTCGGCAGAAATTGTTAAAGTGAAAGCTTTAGGAAACATCGTTGAGGAATCGGTAGAAGATGAATTTAAAATGATTAAATACAACGCCCATTATCAATATTTAATTAAACAGAAGGGTCAGCTATATCTTGAAGAAGAAATTGAAGAAAGAATTGCTAAGTTTTATAAAGGCGCTTTAGTTATGGATGAGGAAATAATAACGCCGATGCAACATCAAGAACCCGCTCAGGAAGTGATTGTACCGGAAATAGAAGACCGAGAAGAGCGGATTAGCTATGAATATAACCGCTTAAAAGCGGTTCAATACGCAGAGCGCTGGTGGAATACCTATAATCCTGCCTTTCAAAAATTTGAAAATAACTGTACCAATTATATATCTCAATGTCTCAGGGCGGGTGAGGCACCGATGAGAGGACATCCGAACCGCGGGAATGGCTGGTGGTACCAACGAACGAATTGGAGCTATAGCTGGGCAGTGGCGCATTCTCTTAAAAACTATTTAGGCAATTCTAAAAGCGGCCTCAGAGCAAGAGAAGTCAGCAGCCCAGACCAGCTGATATTAGGAGACGTTATTTGCTATGACTTTGAGGGCGACGGCAGGTTTAATCATAACACAATTGTTACTGGAAGGGATGCGTATGGCATGCCCTTAGTGAATGCTAATACCTACAATAGCCGGATGCGCTACTGGGCATATGAAGATTCCTCCGCATATACTCCAAATATTAAATATCGGTTTTATACCATCATTGATAACTGA
- the trmL gene encoding tRNA (uridine(34)/cytosine(34)/5-carboxymethylaminomethyluridine(34)-2'-O)-methyltransferase TrmL, whose amino-acid sequence MSIHVVLYQPQIPSNTGNIARTCAGTDTALHLIRPLGFSTDDKMLKRAGLDYWEHVNIAYYDSLKEFYEKNAGGEFFYITKFGEKQYSSFDYSHSEKDYYFIFGRETTGLPKDVIENNKETALRIPMTENIRSLNLSNTAAILIYEALRQQNFAHLK is encoded by the coding sequence GTGTCAATACATGTAGTGCTATATCAACCACAAATACCATCTAATACAGGGAATATTGCCCGCACGTGTGCAGGAACCGATACGGCTTTACATTTAATCCGTCCGTTAGGTTTTTCCACGGATGACAAGATGTTGAAAAGAGCTGGATTGGATTATTGGGAACATGTAAATATTGCTTACTATGATTCATTAAAAGAGTTTTATGAGAAGAATGCCGGCGGGGAATTTTTCTATATTACGAAATTTGGTGAAAAACAATACAGCAGCTTTGATTATAGTCATTCGGAAAAAGATTATTATTTTATTTTTGGACGTGAAACAACAGGTCTTCCAAAGGACGTAATTGAAAATAATAAAGAAACGGCCTTGAGAATTCCGATGACTGAAAATATTCGTTCCTTAAATTTGTCCAATACTGCTGCTATTCTCATTTACGAAGCATTACGCCAGCAAAATTTTGCGCATTTAAAATAA